The following coding sequences are from one Synechococcales cyanobacterium T60_A2020_003 window:
- a CDS encoding UDP-N-acetylmuramoyl-tripeptide--D-alanyl-D-alanine ligase: MVCRIQVQELITIVQGTPVNVPNSLLEHELVGVTTDSRSIAPSSLFIALRGDRFDGHQFIASAVAQGAALAIVDHPPEDAPNCPLIQVTDTLAAYQAIAHWWRQRFQIPVIAVTGSVGKTTTKELIAAVLGQYGTVLKTQANYNNEIGVPKTLLDLTADHDYAVIEMAMRAAGEIALLAQIAQPDIGVITNVGTAHIGRLGSEQAIAEAKCELLTEMSKTGIAILNHDNVRLMDTAATRWTGKTLSYGLEGGDYTGTLRDTSTLEVQGVTLPLPLPGRHNALNYLAAIAVADVLNLDWKALSQGLSVDLPQGRARRIVLPDDIVILDETYNAGLESMTAALQLLADTPGMRRIAVLGTMKELGDRSEEFHRQVGETVKQLGLDVLLVLADPPEAAALVAGASPLAAESFEDYDTLTNRLQGLLKAGDRVLFKASRAVGLETVIEPLCQTFLQGTTASSADR, from the coding sequence ATGGTTTGTCGTATTCAGGTTCAAGAACTCATCACGATCGTGCAGGGAACGCCTGTCAATGTACCTAACTCGCTGCTAGAGCATGAGTTGGTGGGTGTCACCACGGACAGTCGCTCGATTGCGCCGAGTTCTCTATTTATCGCGTTACGGGGCGATCGCTTCGATGGACACCAGTTTATAGCGTCCGCAGTGGCACAGGGAGCCGCGTTAGCCATTGTGGATCACCCGCCCGAAGATGCTCCTAATTGCCCCCTGATCCAAGTAACCGATACCCTGGCGGCCTATCAGGCGATCGCCCACTGGTGGCGGCAGCGCTTCCAGATTCCGGTGATTGCCGTCACCGGATCGGTGGGCAAAACCACCACTAAAGAACTGATTGCGGCAGTGCTAGGCCAGTACGGCACGGTTCTGAAAACCCAGGCCAACTACAACAATGAGATTGGCGTACCCAAGACGCTGTTAGATCTAACCGCTGACCACGACTATGCGGTCATTGAAATGGCAATGCGGGCGGCGGGAGAAATTGCTCTGCTGGCTCAGATTGCCCAGCCCGATATCGGCGTGATTACAAACGTGGGAACGGCTCATATTGGACGGCTTGGATCCGAGCAAGCGATCGCCGAAGCCAAATGCGAACTGCTCACGGAAATGTCGAAGACCGGAATCGCCATTCTGAATCACGACAATGTCCGTCTAATGGATACGGCGGCCACTCGTTGGACAGGAAAAACGCTGTCCTATGGTCTAGAGGGGGGAGACTACACCGGAACGTTGCGCGATACCAGCACGCTCGAAGTTCAGGGTGTGACGCTGCCATTGCCCTTACCCGGACGGCATAATGCGCTGAACTATCTAGCGGCGATCGCCGTTGCGGATGTCCTCAATCTAGACTGGAAAGCTTTATCCCAAGGGCTATCGGTCGATTTACCCCAAGGACGGGCCCGCCGCATCGTGCTGCCCGACGACATTGTGATCCTAGACGAAACCTACAATGCCGGACTGGAATCCATGACGGCAGCCCTACAGCTTCTCGCTGATACGCCCGGAATGCGCCGGATTGCTGTGCTGGGTACGATGAAGGAACTGGGCGATCGCTCCGAGGAATTCCATCGACAGGTAGGGGAAACCGTGAAACAGCTTGGTCTAGATGTGCTGCTGGTACTTGCCGATCCCCCAGAGGCCGCCGCTCTCGTGGCTGGAGCATCCCCGCTGGCCGCGGAATCGTTTGAGGATTATGACACGCTAACGAATCGGCTCCAGGGGTTACTCAAAGCGGGCGATCGCGTTCTGTTCAAAGCGTCCCGTGCGGTGGGGTTAGAAACGGTGATTGAGCCGTTGTGTCAGACGTTTTTACAGGGAACGACCGCATCCTCCGCTGACCGTTGA